Proteins from a genomic interval of Thermoanaerobaculia bacterium:
- a CDS encoding NupC/NupG family nucleoside CNT transporter produces MQQLIPVLGLFVMLGIAWALSSNRSAIRWRPVAMGTALQILFALIILKTEVGRSVFDFVGAGITRFLDFTDAGATFVFGERFKEFYFAFKVLPTIIFFSSFITVLYYFGILQKIVSVFAKVMMKTMGTSGAESLSASANIFVGQTEAPLLIKPYVALMTKSELMAVMTGGFATVAGGVMAAYVGMGVSAKHLLAASVMSAPAALVMAKLMFPETEKSVTAGKVEIEVERPWANSIDAAASGAADGLKLALNVGAMLIAFVALIAMIDFPITKLGQLFGYDTWSLRALLGIVFQPLAWVMGVPWSEAPQVGTLIGIKTAVNEFVGYIEMQKMIGDGQLSERAQIIATYALCGFSNFSSIAIQIGGIGSIAPERKSDLARLGLRAMVAGSLACFQTATIAGFLI; encoded by the coding sequence ATGCAGCAGTTGATACCGGTTCTCGGTCTGTTCGTGATGCTGGGCATCGCCTGGGCGCTGTCGTCGAACCGCTCGGCGATCCGCTGGCGGCCGGTGGCAATGGGTACGGCGCTGCAGATCCTCTTCGCGCTGATCATCCTCAAGACCGAAGTCGGCAGGAGCGTTTTCGATTTCGTCGGCGCCGGGATCACCCGCTTTCTCGACTTCACCGACGCCGGCGCGACCTTCGTCTTCGGCGAGAGATTCAAGGAGTTCTACTTCGCCTTCAAGGTGCTGCCGACGATCATCTTCTTCTCGAGCTTCATCACCGTCCTCTACTACTTCGGCATCCTGCAGAAGATCGTCAGCGTCTTCGCCAAGGTGATGATGAAGACGATGGGTACGTCCGGCGCCGAGTCGCTCTCGGCCTCGGCCAACATCTTCGTCGGCCAGACGGAAGCGCCGCTGCTCATCAAGCCCTATGTCGCGCTCATGACGAAGTCGGAGCTCATGGCGGTGATGACCGGCGGCTTCGCGACCGTCGCGGGCGGCGTCATGGCGGCCTACGTCGGGATGGGCGTCTCCGCGAAGCATCTGCTCGCGGCGAGCGTCATGTCGGCGCCGGCCGCTCTGGTGATGGCGAAGCTGATGTTCCCCGAGACCGAGAAGAGCGTCACCGCGGGCAAGGTGGAGATCGAGGTCGAACGCCCCTGGGCGAACTCGATCGACGCTGCGGCCTCCGGCGCGGCCGACGGCCTGAAGCTCGCGCTCAACGTCGGCGCGATGCTGATCGCCTTCGTCGCGCTCATCGCCATGATCGACTTTCCGATCACCAAGCTGGGTCAGCTCTTCGGCTACGACACCTGGAGCCTGCGCGCCCTCCTCGGAATCGTCTTCCAACCTCTCGCCTGGGTGATGGGAGTTCCGTGGAGCGAGGCGCCGCAGGTGGGGACGCTCATCGGCATCAAGACGGCGGTGAACGAGTTCGTCGGCTACATCGAGATGCAGAAGATGATCGGCGACGGCCAGCTCTCGGAGCGCGCCCAGATCATCGCCACTTATGCCCTGTGCGGATTCTCGAACTTCTCCTCGATCGCCATCCAGATCGGCGGCATCGGCTCGATCGCCCCCGAGCGCAAGAGCGATCTCGCCCGCCTCGGCCTGCGCGCCATGGTCGCGGGCTCCCTCGCCTGCTTCCAGACCGCGACCATCGCCGGCTTCCTGATCTAG